In a genomic window of Saccharomyces paradoxus chromosome X, complete sequence:
- the AIM25 gene encoding Aim25p (similar to YJR100C), whose product MNKTIMFFINRSCMRNFATLSKTLTNSPSRIIRNGSFRRVIRENNQITNTPPVYSYKENNNSSIIKVHDPVATTILNEPTIIIERQIEFMNVFLGFEQANRYAIMDVNGNKIASMMERDFSITKAIMRQFYRLHRPFLVDVFDNWGNVIMTIKRPFSFINSHIKTIVPPSAYVDNGSGSSHYHDGKEGTIVGETIQNWHLWRRRYELFQKNGTEGSTFDQFGKIDAPFLSFDFPVTDADGKIMASVDRNWVGLGREMFTDTGVYVVRFDSQRCFNDIYPTELLSSQVLTLDQRAVLLANAVSIDFDYFSRHSRQTGGFLSFGGGYDE is encoded by the coding sequence ATGAACAAAACAATcatgttttttattaacCGATCATGTATGAGAAATTTCGCCACGCTGAGCAAAACGTTAACGAATTCCCCCAGCAGAATAATCAGAAATGGTTCCTTTAGAAGAGTAATTCGTGAAAACAATCAAATAACGAATACGCCTCCGGTATATtcatataaagaaaataataatagcagTATAATAAAAGTGCATGACCCTGTAGCTACTACAATCCTTAATGAGCCGACAATCATTATCGAAAGACAGATAGAATTCATGAACGTCTTCCTAGGTTTCGAGCAGGCCAATAGGTATGCCATAATGGACGTGAACGGAAACAAAATAGCATCAATGATGGAAAGAGATTTCTCTATAACAAAGGCCATAATGCGGCAGTTTTATCGTCTGCATCGACCTTTTTTAGTAGATGTCTTTGATAATTGGGGAAATGTAATAATGACGATCAAAAGGCCCTTTTCGTTCATAAATTCTCACATCAAGACTATCGTACCTCCTTCTGCGTATGTTGACAATGGCAGTGGGTCCTCTCATTATCATGACGGTAAAGAAGGAACGATAGTGGGAGAGACCATTCAAAACTGGCATCTCTGGAGGCGCCGTTACGAATTATTCCAGAAAAATGGAACAGAAGGATCTACGTTTGACCAATTTGGTAAAATAGATGCACCgtttttatcatttgatTTCCCCGTAACAGATGCTGATGGTAAGATAATGGCTAGTGTGGATAGAAACTGGGTTGGATTAGGAAGGGAAATGTTTACCGATACTGGTGTTTACGTTGTTAGATTTGACTCACAGAGATGCTTTAATGATATTTATCCCACTGAATTACTGAGTTCTCAAGTATTAACTTTGGATCAAAGGGCTGTATTATTAGCAAACGCTGTCTCCATTGATTTTGACTATTTTTCGAGACATTCGAGGCAAACTGGCggtttcctttcttttggtgGCGGTTATGATGAGTAG
- the RSM26 gene encoding mitochondrial 37S ribosomal protein mS42 (Mitochondrial ribosomal protein of the small subunit~similar to YJR101W) → MLVFKRGIHVVPKLPNSMALLQNGVPKILSSSGFKTVWFDYQRYLCDKLTLATAGQSLESYYPFHILLKTAGNPLQSNIFNLASSIHNNHLFVENILPSAIESGTTDSNAVVKTEPSRLFLSRIQDSFNGSDWQVVKEEMIYRAENEVLGQGWLFLVENSEKKLFILTSNNNGTPYYFPRNQSFDLNSAISIDEFSTLKQMKELIGSSTKSHGKVQDWTMPVICVNLWDHAYLHDYGVGNRSKYVKNVLDNLNWSVVNNRIFSGVSK, encoded by the coding sequence ATGcttgttttcaaaagggGTATTCACGTGGTACCTAAGCTACCAAATTCCATGGCACTACTACAAAATGGGGTTCCCAAAATACTCAGTTCTTCGGGATTCAAGACGGTATGGTTCGACTACCAGCGGTATTTGTGTGATAAACTGACGCTGGCGACAGCAGGGCAGTCTCTCGAATCATATTATCCATTCCACATATTACTAAAAACTGCAGGGAATCCATTACAGTCTAATATCTTCAATTTAGCTTCGTCAATACACAATAACCATTTATTCGTGGAGAACATTTTACCTTCTGCCATTGAATCTGGCACCACTGATTCGAACGCTGTGGTGAAGACAGAGCCATCCAGGCTTTTTTTGTCTAGAATCCAAGATTCATTTAATGGCAGCGATTGGCAGGTAGTGAAAGAGGAAATGATTTACCGTGCTGAGAATGAAGTCTTAGGGCAAGGCTGGTTATTTTTAGTTGAAAACAGTGAGAAAAAACTCTTCATATTAACCAGCAATAATAATGGTACACCGTATTATTTTCCCAGGAACCAGTCGTTTGATTTAAACAGTGCAATTTCCATCGATGAATTTTCTACCCTGAAGCAAATGAAAGAACTGATAGGAAGCTCTACTAAATCACATGGTAAGGTTCAGGACTGGACCATGCCTGTAATTTGCGTCAATTTGTGGGACCATGCTTATTTACATGATTATGGCGTTGGAAACCGATCCAAATACGTGAAGAATGTTCTTGATAACTTGAATTGGTCAGTGGTAAATAATAGGATATTCTCTGGCGTATCGAAGTaa
- the VPS25 gene encoding ESCRT-II subunit protein VPS25 (Component of the ESCRT-II complex~similar to YJR102C), whose product MTALPPVYSFPPLYTRQPNSLTRRQQISTWIDIISQYCKCKKIWYMSADGAVVNDNSLDSGNTDNDDSKKVSKNLFNNEDIQRSVSQVFIDEIWSQMAKEGKCLPIDQSGRKSNNTTTTRYFILWKSLDNWASLILQWFEDSGKLNQVITLYELSEGDETFSWEFHGMPENLLYYCLKPLCDRNRASMLKDENDKVIAIKVV is encoded by the coding sequence ATGACTGCATTACCTCCAGTATACTCATTTCCGCCACTATATACACGTCAACCCAATTCTTTGACCAGGAGGCAACAAATAAGTACGTGGATAGACATCATATCACAATATTGCAagtgcaaaaaaatttggtaCATGTCTGCCGACGGGGCTGTAGTCAATGACAATTCATTAGATAGTGGAAACACAGATAATGAcgattcaaaaaaagtatcaaaaaatctttttaaTAATGAAGACATCCAAAGGTCTGTTTCACAGGTATTCATCGACGAAATTTGGTCGCAAATGGCCAAAGAAGGTAAGTGTTTACCTATTGATCAAAGCGGTAGGAAAAGTAACAATACCACCACTACGAGATATTTTATACTCTGGAAGAGCTTAGATAACTGGGCTTCTTTGATATTGCAGTGGTTCGAAGACTCTGGGAAACTGAACCAAGTCATTACGTTATATGAATTAAGCGAAGGTGATGAAACATTCAGTTGGGAGTTCCACGGAATGCCCGAAAACTTGCTATATTACTGTTTGAAGCCTCTCTGCGATAGAAATAGGGCTTCAATGCTGAAAGATGAGAATGATAAAGTGATTGCCATTAAGGTTGTTTAA
- the URA8 gene encoding CTP synthase URA8 (Minor CTP synthase isozyme (see also URA7)~similar to YJR103W) produces the protein MKYVVVSGGVISGIGKGVLASSTGMLLKTLGLKVTSIKIDPYMNIDAGTMSPLEHGECFVLDDGGETDLDLGNYERYLGITLSRDHNITTGKIYSHVISRERRGDYLGKTVQIVPHLTNAIQDWIQRVSKIPVDDTGLEPDICIIELGGTVGDIESAPFVEALRQFQFEVGRENFALIHVSLVPVIHGEQKTKPTQAAIKDLRSLGLIPDMIACRCSEELNKSTIDKIAMFCHVGPEQVVNVHDVNSTYHVPLLLLKQHMIDYLHSRLKLSEVPLTLEDKERGSRLLTNWENMTKNLDDADDVVKIALVGKYTNLKDSYLSVTKSLEHASMKCRRQLEILWVEAGNLEPETQEVDKNKFHDSWNKLSSADGILVPGGFGTRGIEGMILAAKWARESGVPFLGVCLGLQVAAIEFSRNVIGRPNSSSTEFLDEKLLASEDQVVIYMPEIDKEHMGGTMRLGLRPTIFQPNSEWSNIRKLYGEVDEVHERHRHRYEINPNLVDDMESRGFIFVGKDETGQRCEIFELKGHPYYVGTQYHPEYTSKVLEPSRPFLGLVAAASGILGEVIEDINLTDGNENK, from the coding sequence atgaagtaCGTTGTTGTTTCTGGTGGTGTTATCTCAGGTATTGGTAAGGGTGTTTTAGCGTCCTCGACGGGGATGCTATTGAAGACTCTCGGTCTGAAGGTTACTTCCATCAAGATTGACCCATATATGAATATCGATGCCGGGACAATGTCTCCCTTGGAACATGGTGAGTGTTTTGTACTTGATGATGGTGGGGAAACAGACTTGGATCTCGGTAATTACGAGCGGTACCTCGGCATTACCTTAAGCAGAGACCATAACATCACCACTGGCAAGATATACTCTCATGTAATTTCCAGAGAAAGGAGAGGTGATTATTTAGGCAAAACAGTGCAAATTGTTCCTCATTTGACCAATGCGATTCAGGATTGGATTCAACgtgtttcaaaaattccaGTGGATGACACAGGATTAGAACCAGACATCTGTATCATCGAGCTAGGTGGTACGGTAGGTGATATTGAAAGCGCACCCTTTGTGGAAGCATTACGACAATTTCAGTTCGAAGTTGGAAGAGAGAATTTCGCTTTGATCCATGTTTCACTGGTGCCTGTCATTCATGGTGAACAGAAGACGAAACCCACCCAAGCAGCAATCAAAGACTTAAGGTCATTGGGGCTTATCCCCGATATGATTGCCTGCAGATGCAGTGAAGAACTTAACAAGAGTACCATTGACAAGATTGCCATGTTCTGCCATGTGGGACCGGAGCAAGTGGTCAATGTTCATGATGTTAACTCCACGTACCACGTTCCTTTATTGCTGCTAAAGCAACATATGATCGACTATCTCCATTCAAGGTTGAAATTAAGTGAAGTCCCCCTAACTTTAGAAGACAAGGAAAGAGGATCCCGATTATTGACTAATTGGGAGAACATGACTAAAAACTTGGATGATGCTGACGATGTTGTCAAGATTGCCCTTGTAGGCAAATACACTAATTTAAAGGATTCCTACCTCTCCGTGACCAAATCCTTAGAGCACGCAAGCATGAAGTGCCGTCGTCAACTGGAAATCCTTTGGGTGGAGGCAGGTAACCTAGAGCCCGAGACTCAAGAGGTGGACAAGAACAAGTTCCACGATTCGTGGAATAAACTCAGTTCCGCCGATGGGATTTTGGTGCCTGGTGGGTTTGGCACAAGGGGCATTGAGGGTATGATTCTTGCTGCCAAATGGGCCCGTGAATCCGGCGTCCCCTTTCTTGGGGTCTGTCTTGGCTTACAGGTTGCTGCTATCGAGTTCTCCCGTAATGTGATAGGCCGCCCAAACAGCAGTTCCACGGAATTCTTGGACGAGAAACTACTAGCTTCTGAAGACCAAGTAGTCATATACATGCCTGAGATCGATAAGGAACATATGGGTGGCACAATGAGATTGGGTCTGAGACCCACCATTTTCCAACCGAATTCAGAATGGAGCAACATAAGGAAGCTCTATGGCGAAGTCGATGAAGTGCACGAAAGACATCGTCATCGGTATGAGATAAATCCTAACTTAGTGGACGATATGGAGTCTCGtggctttatttttgttggCAAAGATGAGACAGGCCAACGTTGCGAAATATTCGAATTGAAAGGCCATCCATACTACGTGGGCACCCAATACCATCCGGAGTATACATCGAAAGTATTGGAACCATCAAGACCGTTTTTGGGGCTTGTGGCCGCAGCTTCCGGAATACTTGGTGAGGTAATCGAGGACATAAATCTAACCgatggaaatgaaaataaataa
- the SOD1 gene encoding superoxide dismutase SOD1 (Cytosolic copper-zinc superoxide dismutase~similar to YJR104C): MVQAVAVLKGDAGVSGVVKFEQASESEPTTVSYEIAGNAPNAQRGFHIHEFGDATNGCVSAGPHFNPFKKTHGAPTDEVRHVGDMGNVKTDGNGVAKGSFKDSLIKLIGPTSVVGRSVVIHAGQDDLGKGDTEESLKTGNAGPRPACGVIGLTN; encoded by the coding sequence AAAGGGTGACGCCGGTGTCTCCGGTGTTGTCAAGTTCGAACAAGCTTCCGAATCCGAGCCAACCACTGTCTCTTACGAGATCGCTGGTAATGCTCCTAACGCCCAACGTGGGTTCCATATTCACGAGTTTGGAGATGCTACTAATGGTTGTGTCTCTGCTGGTCCTCACTTTAATCCTTTCAAGAAGACACATGGTGCTCCAACTGACGAAGTCAGACATGTTGGTGACATGGGTAATGTAAAGACGGATGGCAATGGTGTGGCCAAGGGCTCCTTTAAGGATTCTTTGATCAAGCTTATCGGTCCTACCTCTGTTGTTGGCAGAAGTGTCGTTATCCACGCTGGCCAAGATGACTTAGGTAAGGGTGACACTGAAGAGTCTTTGAAGACTGGTAATGCCGGTCCAAGACCAGCCTGTGGTGTCATCGGTCTAACCAACTAA